The following are encoded in a window of Butyrivibrio sp. AE3004 genomic DNA:
- a CDS encoding helix-turn-helix domain-containing protein codes for MPNSKVTTITIPLKTEKWQEDLLEKRMEICRSIYNAMLSERIKTYEKMLNSVEYKKCIDTIYQAYRETDKEKKKELKNSLEYKQAVQQEKQLMMDNGFTDFHFRSIASIHAKHFADVIPSNVVIRSIGIPMWAAFQKKIYGNAKKVYFKKPGELHTLITNNLSGMVIANKKGKSVKNMSPDEEYWCSYRSKAGKNLMMPLILDRKDIYLMKMIEHDIKVVRLIRKNIKGRSRYAVQLVVDGAPYIKKDNDGKTLHPIGDKKLGVYIDTTSITVFDGENIEKINIRLHDDREKDIGELQQFMDRSKRISNAENFNEDGTIKKGVYENKHRISLKWNYSNNYMKAKARLADIRRIQGEKRKIRANMIANEILEMGHDININDYSFSRAAARQTFSEGEELTKRGTAKSKKKAGKAIMENAPAMIVSLMDMKLQQRGYDGLKKCKLHIDSKIEDYRDFYAKELFEMK; via the coding sequence ATGCCAAACTCTAAAGTCACAACAATTACAATTCCCCTTAAAACTGAAAAGTGGCAGGAAGATTTACTTGAGAAACGTATGGAGATATGTCGCAGTATTTATAATGCTATGCTTTCTGAACGTATCAAGACATATGAGAAGATGCTTAATTCTGTTGAATATAAGAAGTGTATCGACACCATTTATCAAGCTTACAGAGAAACTGACAAAGAAAAGAAGAAAGAACTCAAGAATTCTCTTGAATACAAGCAGGCTGTGCAACAGGAAAAACAACTCATGATGGATAATGGTTTTACAGATTTCCATTTTCGTAGCATAGCTTCTATACATGCCAAGCATTTTGCAGATGTTATCCCATCAAATGTAGTAATACGTTCTATTGGAATTCCTATGTGGGCTGCTTTTCAGAAGAAAATCTACGGAAATGCTAAAAAGGTTTATTTCAAAAAGCCCGGAGAATTGCATACCCTGATAACCAACAATCTAAGCGGTATGGTCATTGCAAATAAGAAGGGCAAATCCGTTAAAAACATGAGTCCTGATGAGGAGTATTGGTGTTCATATAGGTCTAAAGCTGGGAAGAATCTGATGATGCCTCTTATATTAGACCGTAAAGATATATATCTTATGAAGATGATAGAGCATGACATAAAGGTTGTCCGTCTTATTAGAAAGAACATAAAGGGCAGAAGCCGCTATGCCGTTCAGCTTGTTGTCGATGGTGCTCCATATATAAAGAAGGATAATGATGGGAAAACTCTGCATCCAATAGGAGATAAAAAGCTTGGGGTATACATAGATACTACATCCATTACTGTTTTTGATGGGGAGAATATCGAAAAAATAAATATCCGACTGCATGATGACAGGGAAAAGGATATTGGTGAACTGCAGCAGTTCATGGACAGATCCAAACGTATCAGCAATGCGGAAAATTTTAATGAAGACGGGACCATTAAAAAGGGTGTTTATGAAAATAAACATCGTATTTCCCTAAAGTGGAATTATTCTAATAACTACATGAAAGCTAAAGCTCGACTGGCGGATATCAGACGTATCCAAGGTGAGAAACGTAAGATACGAGCAAACATGATCGCAAATGAGATTTTGGAAATGGGACATGATATCAATATCAATGATTATTCATTTTCAAGAGCTGCTGCAAGACAGACGTTTTCTGAAGGTGAAGAACTGACGAAAAGGGGAACAGCTAAGAGCAAAAAGAAAGCTGGTAAAGCTATAATGGAAAATGCCCCAGCTATGATCGTTAGTCTTATGGATATGAAGCTTCAGCAGAGGGGATATGATGGTTTAAAAAAATGTAAACTGCATATTGATTCGAAGATAGAGGATTATAGGGATTTTTATGCAAAGGAACTTTTTGAGATGAAATAG